A portion of the Acidobacteriaceae bacterium genome contains these proteins:
- a CDS encoding amino acid adenylation domain-containing protein, translating to MKKTAKNPLPEQSIAIIGMAGRFPGAASVEQFWQNILAGKDTVTHFTAKPGDVAPDFVAARGVLPDVDLFDAEFFSVTPHDAERMDPQHRVLLEVAEQALENAGYSSHRYADEIGLYAGCSLNTYLLNNLCGDRAALEKLAANYQVGEFATALGNDKDFLTTRIAYKLNLRGPAVTVQSACATSLVAIAQAAQSLLNYQCSMALAGGVSITFPQERGYIAQEGSLMSADGTCRPFDAAASGTVFGHGAAMVLLKRLEDAVADGDTVYAVLRGFAVTNDGAEKVGYMAPGINGQVRALQGAQGMAGVEAASISYVEAHGTGTPLGDPVEFSALSQVFGTSEKRWCTIGSAKANVGHLDAAAGATGVIKTVMQLHERTLPGLAHFRTPNPHLPMENSPFRFIADAKPWASEGPLRAGVSAFGVGGVNAHVVLEEAPAMFAAAPVQRALPLVLSARTPEALAAMRLELATFLQHHAELNLEDIAWTLADGRTFYKHRAAVVVSTREEAIASLQAPISAPVLRDAAEASALAWLGGDETLLANFFASIEPAQRIALPTYPFERKRFWIEAQPSLPASAAPQAAVEAVPASQDRLPALRRRVAEELHKVSGVTITSEEDEVSFLELGLDSLCMTQAAQVLTKSFGAAISFRQLMESDDSVEKLASYLDGVLPQEAAAPAGNSVVGAALEQQIAQLNSIFAGQIDELRKLAGMEPLAKAAATARPVPNAAALGEVKHGSFRTIQKVTHATTPEQTAYLEALIAKYVQKTPGSKRHTAESRSFLADPRAVAGFRPQWKEMVYPLVTDRAKGSRIIDVDGNEYIDIVNGYGCIMFGHSPEFVVNAAMEQMNKGVAIGPQSVLAGEVAKLFADMTGNERVTFCNTGSEAVMAAIRLARTITGRDRVVYFAGDYHGTFDEVLVRQTPAGSMPIAPGIPFGNVGNVTVLEYGTPESLEWLRANANDLAAVLIEPVQTRHPEVQPFEFIREVRKLTEAADATMILDEVVTGFRVAPGGIQEYLGIRADLCTYGKVVGGGYPVGVLSGKAKWMDALDGGAWHYGDASTPEVGMTFFAGTFVRHPQALAIARAVLQHLNEHGPAMQQTLNEKTAAMMGEVNAMFAERNVPFRVYGFASWFYVSFPSEWKMAPLFYYAMRARGVHIQEGYPCFLTTVHSDADIVSVLQAFRETIAELHGLGILPTGEAEAIAAASQSNTPALAPKLQREIPSSVPLTEPQREIFLAASLDDAANCAFNESVTLELRGAVREDALRFALDAAVARHDALRSTVDEAGEMLQVSPAFEGEIEFADLSAFEADARLQAVASRRNAEAVQPFDLHRGPLLRVICFRQSAEHFTVLLTAHHIVLDGWSANVLLEEVAAIYSGGAKALESLPTSSSFAGYALHESERTAAGEFRANEAYWVERFRGRTPRLNLPTDRPRPALRGFAGATYRGTVPTGIFEAVRAAARKSGASPYVAFLSSFQMLMHRLTQQDEVVVGISTAGQALLEGETLVGHCVHFLPMLSELREGETVAAHWKATRTAMLDAQGHQEYTFGSLLRELDLPRDSSRMPLIEVQFNLEKLGEGMNFEGLTAIVSSNAKRFVNTDLFLNVMETPAGIEFTCDYNTDLFDGATIERWMEIWKQLLQSVSASPEELVVKLPLLPVAQREQVLEAWNRTATDFGAFQSMPQIIAHYAAERPSAVAIECNGHAWTYRELHAFVQTIAQRMKAEGVKPGDIIGISLDRSVELLGAMLAVMAVGAAYVPLDANNPQERLNLIMSDAQMTLLLTGRDPKIVSSIRRINVTGPQPSHTDEVLPTVVKSDLAYLLYTSGSTGKPKGVAIDHNALMNLLHSMMREPGFTAADTMLAVTTISFDIAELELLMPLLAGGRVVIATDEEARDGAMLLGLLRRTGANVMQATPGLWRVLLDAGWSSDLKLKVLCGGEALPRELAAQLVKTSTDVWNMYGPTETTIWSSTLQVQRGDETPRIGGPIANTTFYVLDSTLQPLPLGVPGDLYIGGDGLARGYWHRDDLTSAAFLANPFGEGRLYRTGDLGRWCADGTIALSGRGDSQVKIRGYRIELGEIEAAFRGQPGVAQAVVAQQAATETASAFVVAFVQMEPGHVAEASDLRVAAQRVLPEYMQPRDIVLVDAMPQTANGKIDRKALLTNHRAQAAPRAMVLPSNEREAKLVAIWQELLERKEVSTVETIFELGADSLTVFRMAARCQREGLPLRAAQILALRTIQAIAASLPSTEQPIATSATTTPKTIRAVSRQNYILRKDS from the coding sequence ATGAAAAAGACCGCAAAGAATCCTTTGCCGGAGCAGTCAATTGCCATCATCGGAATGGCAGGTCGTTTTCCCGGTGCAGCCAGTGTTGAACAGTTTTGGCAGAACATCCTCGCGGGCAAAGATACGGTCACGCACTTCACGGCAAAGCCTGGAGACGTTGCGCCTGACTTCGTCGCTGCTCGTGGCGTGCTGCCGGACGTGGATCTCTTCGACGCGGAGTTCTTCAGCGTCACACCGCATGACGCCGAGCGCATGGACCCGCAGCACCGTGTGCTGCTTGAGGTTGCCGAACAGGCGCTCGAGAACGCTGGCTACTCGTCGCATCGCTACGCCGACGAGATCGGTCTCTACGCCGGTTGCAGCCTCAACACCTACCTGCTGAACAACCTCTGCGGCGATCGCGCTGCGCTGGAAAAACTCGCAGCAAACTACCAGGTGGGTGAGTTCGCCACCGCGCTCGGCAACGACAAAGACTTCCTCACCACGCGCATTGCCTACAAGCTGAATCTGCGTGGCCCGGCCGTGACGGTACAGTCCGCGTGCGCCACCAGCCTCGTCGCCATCGCACAGGCTGCCCAGTCGCTGCTCAACTATCAGTGCTCCATGGCGCTCGCCGGTGGCGTCTCCATCACCTTCCCACAGGAGCGCGGCTACATCGCGCAGGAGGGCTCGCTGATGTCCGCCGACGGCACCTGTCGTCCGTTCGATGCCGCAGCTTCGGGCACGGTCTTCGGCCACGGCGCGGCGATGGTGCTGCTCAAACGCCTTGAGGACGCCGTCGCCGACGGCGATACCGTCTACGCCGTACTCCGTGGCTTCGCCGTCACCAACGACGGTGCGGAGAAGGTCGGCTATATGGCTCCCGGCATCAACGGCCAGGTCCGCGCTCTGCAAGGCGCGCAGGGCATGGCGGGTGTTGAGGCTGCTTCCATCAGCTACGTCGAAGCGCACGGCACAGGCACGCCGCTCGGCGATCCCGTCGAGTTCTCTGCATTGAGCCAGGTCTTCGGCACCAGCGAAAAGCGCTGGTGCACTATCGGTTCTGCGAAGGCCAACGTCGGGCATCTCGATGCAGCGGCGGGCGCCACTGGCGTCATCAAGACTGTCATGCAGTTGCATGAGCGCACGCTTCCCGGCCTCGCGCACTTCCGCACGCCGAACCCACATCTCCCTATGGAGAACTCGCCCTTCCGCTTCATCGCAGACGCGAAGCCCTGGGCAAGCGAGGGTCCACTGCGAGCAGGCGTCAGCGCGTTTGGCGTCGGCGGTGTGAACGCACACGTCGTGCTCGAAGAGGCTCCTGCAATGTTTGCGGCTGCTCCGGTGCAACGGGCGTTGCCCCTGGTGCTGTCTGCACGCACGCCGGAAGCCCTCGCGGCGATGCGCCTCGAGTTGGCGACGTTTCTGCAGCATCACGCCGAGTTGAATCTGGAAGATATAGCCTGGACGCTTGCCGATGGCCGCACGTTCTACAAGCATCGCGCGGCTGTTGTTGTAAGCACTCGCGAAGAGGCGATCGCCTCTCTGCAGGCCCCTATCTCTGCACCGGTTCTTCGTGATGCTGCGGAAGCGTCTGCGCTTGCGTGGCTTGGTGGTGATGAAACCTTGCTCGCGAACTTCTTCGCCAGCATCGAACCAGCGCAACGCATCGCTCTTCCAACCTATCCCTTCGAACGCAAACGCTTCTGGATCGAAGCGCAGCCGTCACTACCCGCATCAGCCGCTCCGCAAGCTGCAGTGGAAGCAGTACCCGCATCGCAGGATCGCCTTCCGGCATTGCGTCGCCGCGTAGCTGAAGAGCTGCACAAGGTATCCGGTGTCACGATTACATCGGAAGAGGACGAAGTTTCGTTCCTCGAACTTGGCCTCGATTCGCTCTGCATGACGCAGGCCGCGCAAGTGCTCACCAAGAGTTTCGGCGCAGCCATCAGCTTCCGCCAGTTGATGGAAAGCGATGACTCGGTAGAGAAGCTCGCATCCTACCTCGACGGTGTTCTCCCACAGGAAGCAGCCGCTCCCGCAGGCAACAGTGTAGTGGGCGCCGCACTCGAGCAGCAGATTGCGCAGTTGAACTCGATCTTTGCCGGGCAGATTGATGAGCTTCGCAAGCTCGCTGGTATGGAGCCGCTCGCGAAGGCCGCAGCTACAGCCAGGCCCGTGCCAAACGCCGCTGCGTTGGGTGAAGTAAAGCATGGCTCCTTCCGCACTATCCAGAAAGTTACGCACGCTACAACTCCGGAGCAGACCGCGTACCTCGAAGCCCTGATCGCAAAGTACGTGCAGAAGACGCCAGGCTCGAAGCGACACACAGCGGAGTCACGTTCCTTCCTTGCCGATCCACGGGCCGTTGCGGGCTTCCGTCCGCAGTGGAAGGAGATGGTCTACCCGCTGGTCACGGACCGCGCCAAAGGCTCGCGCATCATCGACGTTGACGGTAACGAGTACATCGACATCGTGAACGGTTACGGCTGCATCATGTTCGGTCACTCGCCGGAGTTCGTCGTGAATGCCGCAATGGAGCAGATGAACAAGGGTGTTGCGATCGGCCCGCAATCGGTGCTGGCTGGCGAAGTGGCAAAGCTCTTCGCCGACATGACCGGCAACGAGCGCGTCACGTTCTGCAACACAGGCTCGGAGGCCGTCATGGCTGCGATCCGTCTGGCCCGGACCATCACAGGTCGCGACCGCGTGGTCTACTTCGCGGGTGACTATCACGGCACGTTCGACGAAGTGCTCGTGCGTCAGACACCTGCAGGCTCCATGCCGATCGCTCCCGGCATCCCGTTCGGCAACGTCGGCAACGTTACCGTGCTGGAGTACGGCACACCAGAGTCGCTGGAGTGGCTGCGTGCGAACGCAAACGATCTCGCCGCCGTGCTCATCGAGCCTGTGCAGACACGCCATCCCGAAGTGCAACCCTTCGAGTTCATCCGCGAAGTTCGCAAGCTGACCGAAGCCGCCGACGCAACGATGATCCTCGATGAAGTGGTGACCGGCTTCCGCGTCGCCCCTGGCGGCATCCAGGAGTACCTCGGCATTCGCGCCGATCTCTGCACCTACGGCAAGGTTGTCGGCGGTGGCTATCCTGTCGGCGTGCTTTCGGGTAAAGCAAAGTGGATGGACGCGCTTGACGGTGGTGCCTGGCACTATGGCGATGCCTCGACACCAGAAGTCGGCATGACGTTCTTTGCGGGCACCTTCGTTCGCCACCCGCAGGCGCTTGCAATTGCGCGCGCTGTGCTGCAGCACTTGAACGAGCACGGCCCCGCCATGCAGCAGACGCTCAACGAGAAGACTGCTGCGATGATGGGTGAGGTGAACGCGATGTTCGCCGAGCGCAACGTTCCATTCCGTGTCTACGGCTTTGCTTCGTGGTTCTACGTCTCCTTCCCCAGCGAGTGGAAGATGGCCCCGCTCTTCTACTACGCCATGCGTGCTCGCGGCGTACACATCCAGGAAGGCTACCCTTGCTTCCTCACCACCGTGCATAGCGACGCAGATATCGTGTCCGTGCTGCAGGCGTTCCGCGAAACCATCGCAGAGCTCCATGGACTTGGCATTCTCCCAACGGGCGAGGCTGAAGCCATTGCTGCAGCATCGCAAAGCAACACCCCTGCGCTTGCACCAAAGCTACAGCGCGAAATTCCGTCGAGTGTTCCGCTCACCGAACCACAGCGCGAAATCTTCCTCGCGGCTTCGTTGGATGACGCGGCAAACTGTGCGTTCAACGAGTCCGTAACGCTTGAGCTTCGCGGCGCCGTGCGGGAAGACGCCCTGCGCTTTGCGCTCGACGCTGCCGTCGCTCGACACGACGCTCTGCGCAGCACGGTGGATGAAGCCGGTGAAATGCTGCAGGTCTCTCCGGCCTTCGAAGGCGAGATCGAGTTCGCGGATCTCAGCGCGTTTGAAGCCGACGCTCGTCTGCAGGCCGTGGCCTCGCGCCGCAACGCCGAAGCTGTGCAGCCGTTTGATCTGCATCGTGGTCCACTGCTCCGTGTCATCTGCTTCCGGCAGTCGGCGGAGCACTTTACCGTGCTGCTCACCGCCCATCACATCGTCCTCGACGGCTGGTCGGCCAACGTTCTGCTTGAAGAGGTTGCAGCCATTTACTCCGGTGGCGCAAAGGCGCTGGAGTCTCTTCCCACGTCGTCAAGCTTCGCTGGGTATGCACTGCATGAGAGCGAGCGCACCGCAGCCGGTGAGTTCCGCGCGAACGAAGCCTATTGGGTGGAGCGTTTCCGTGGTCGCACGCCACGGCTGAATCTCCCGACGGATCGTCCACGTCCGGCACTGCGCGGCTTTGCTGGCGCAACGTACCGCGGTACCGTCCCCACCGGAATCTTCGAAGCTGTTCGTGCTGCGGCACGCAAGAGCGGCGCGAGTCCTTACGTCGCCTTCCTCTCGTCGTTCCAGATGCTGATGCATCGCCTTACCCAGCAGGACGAAGTCGTCGTCGGCATCTCCACCGCAGGGCAGGCGTTGCTCGAGGGGGAAACACTCGTCGGCCACTGCGTACACTTCCTGCCCATGCTCAGCGAGCTTCGCGAGGGGGAGACCGTTGCCGCGCACTGGAAGGCAACGCGCACCGCTATGCTCGACGCGCAGGGCCACCAGGAGTACACCTTCGGCAGCCTGTTGCGTGAGCTCGATCTGCCGCGCGACTCCAGTCGCATGCCGCTGATCGAAGTGCAGTTCAACCTTGAGAAACTCGGCGAAGGCATGAACTTCGAGGGGCTGACTGCAATCGTCTCTTCGAACGCGAAACGGTTCGTCAACACGGACCTCTTCCTCAACGTCATGGAGACGCCCGCAGGCATCGAGTTCACCTGCGACTACAACACCGACCTCTTTGACGGCGCAACCATCGAACGCTGGATGGAGATCTGGAAGCAGCTGCTGCAGAGCGTCAGCGCATCGCCGGAAGAGCTTGTGGTCAAGCTGCCCTTGCTCCCCGTAGCGCAGCGGGAGCAGGTGCTTGAAGCCTGGAACCGCACCGCCACTGACTTCGGCGCGTTCCAGTCGATGCCGCAGATCATCGCGCATTATGCTGCAGAACGCCCCAGCGCCGTAGCCATCGAATGCAACGGCCACGCTTGGACATACCGCGAGCTTCATGCATTCGTGCAAACCATCGCACAGCGGATGAAGGCTGAAGGCGTCAAGCCGGGTGACATCATCGGCATTTCGCTTGACCGTTCCGTCGAACTGCTCGGCGCGATGCTTGCGGTGATGGCTGTTGGCGCGGCCTATGTTCCGCTCGATGCCAACAATCCGCAGGAGCGCCTGAATCTGATCATGAGCGACGCGCAGATGACGCTGCTGCTCACAGGCCGTGACCCAAAGATCGTCTCCAGCATTCGCCGCATCAACGTCACCGGTCCACAGCCTTCGCACACGGACGAAGTACTGCCCACGGTTGTGAAGAGCGACCTCGCGTATCTGCTCTATACCTCCGGCTCCACCGGCAAGCCCAAGGGTGTAGCGATTGATCACAACGCGTTGATGAACCTGCTGCACAGCATGATGCGTGAACCTGGCTTCACGGCAGCGGACACGATGCTGGCTGTCACCACTATCTCCTTCGACATCGCCGAGCTTGAATTGCTAATGCCGCTGCTTGCCGGCGGTCGCGTGGTGATCGCCACTGACGAGGAGGCCCGCGACGGTGCCATGCTGCTCGGTCTGCTGCGGCGCACCGGAGCTAACGTCATGCAGGCCACACCCGGCCTGTGGCGTGTGCTTTTGGACGCAGGCTGGAGCAGCGATCTGAAGCTGAAGGTGCTCTGCGGCGGTGAAGCTTTACCACGCGAACTCGCCGCACAGCTGGTAAAGACCTCGACCGACGTGTGGAACATGTATGGCCCAACCGAGACGACGATCTGGTCTTCGACGCTGCAGGTGCAGCGCGGCGACGAGACACCTCGCATCGGCGGTCCAATCGCCAACACCACCTTTTACGTCCTCGATAGCACGCTGCAACCCTTGCCGTTGGGCGTTCCCGGAGATCTCTACATCGGTGGCGACGGCCTGGCGCGTGGCTACTGGCATCGCGACGATCTGACCTCGGCTGCGTTCTTAGCAAATCCGTTTGGCGAAGGCAGACTCTACCGCACCGGTGACCTTGGCCGCTGGTGCGCGGACGGCACCATCGCCCTCAGCGGCCGCGGCGACTCGCAGGTTAAGATTCGCGGCTACCGCATCGAGCTTGGCGAGATTGAAGCTGCATTCCGTGGCCAGCCTGGAGTCGCTCAGGCCGTGGTCGCGCAGCAGGCAGCTACAGAAACAGCCTCCGCCTTCGTCGTCGCCTTTGTACAGATGGAGCCCGGCCACGTGGCCGAAGCAAGCGATCTGCGAGTGGCCGCGCAGCGCGTTCTGCCGGAGTACATGCAGCCGCGCGATATCGTACTGGTCGACGCCATGCCACAGACTGCAAACGGCAAGATCGACCGCAAGGCGCTATTGACGAATCACCGTGCGCAGGCTGCGCCTCGGGCTATGGTTCTGCCATCCAATGAGCGCGAAGCGAAGTTGGTCGCAATCTGGCAGGAACTGCTGGAGCGCAAAGAGGTCAGCACGGTCGAGACAATCTTTGAGCTTGGTGCCGACTCGCTGACGGTTTTCCGCATGGCGGCACGCTGCCAGCGAGAAGGCCTGCCCCTTCGGGCGGCGCAGATCCTGGCTTTGCGTACCATTCAGGCCATTGCGGCATCGTTGCCTTCAACGGAGCAACCGATCGCGACATCGGCTACGACGACGCCAAAAACTATTCGTGCGGTATCACGACAGAACTATATCCTTAGGAAGGACTCTTAA
- a CDS encoding amino acid adenylation domain-containing protein produces MSRATVTLHEVLNLADAFAAIAVSQPSHVAVTLGSRSVSYAELDVMATRIASALQQRGVQRGDLVALVCDRTIELIAAMLGIVRLGAAYLPIDPRYPAARIAQTLEDAKPQITLTNDLSVAANATSIHDLASTENGNVTIVLPSRSRDDLAYVIYTSGSTGKPKGVMVTEGNVLRLLTSTYAWFGFNADDVWTMFHSPSFDFSVWEIWGSLLYGGRLVLVPFETCRDPEAVCSLIEREGVTVLNQSPAAFNLLMQAESRQPQSVRSLRYVIFGGEALNLRSLLPWFERHGDAQPALINMYGITETTVHVTYRRILQADAEHENDSLIGVAIPDLDLHVLDEALQPAEEGELFVGGAGVALGYLNLPALTAERFLPNPFGEGRLYRSGDLVRRRADGELAYLGRGDRQVKLRGFRIELGEVEAVLLQHPSVRQIVADVATGSSVLCAYIVGEMDARALSEHAAAHLPEHMRPSKFVRIDKVPLTINGKIDRAVLAASSEVIPASSTAAPLTGLEGKIGFVWQSVLGLRAMPDPEVNFFEAGGTSLLLHSLRTRLEQMLAQPVTILTLFQHPSIRALAASLEAAATASASGKAVKSQSVFRPIRMQGKAAQK; encoded by the coding sequence ATGAGCCGTGCAACCGTCACACTGCACGAGGTGCTGAACCTCGCAGACGCCTTTGCAGCCATCGCCGTATCGCAACCCTCGCATGTAGCCGTAACGCTCGGCAGCCGTTCCGTCAGCTACGCCGAGCTGGACGTCATGGCAACGCGTATCGCTTCGGCGTTGCAGCAGCGCGGTGTACAGCGTGGCGATCTGGTGGCCCTGGTTTGCGATCGCACCATCGAACTGATCGCTGCCATGCTCGGCATCGTTCGCCTTGGCGCAGCGTATCTTCCGATAGACCCGCGTTACCCCGCAGCACGCATCGCGCAGACGCTCGAAGACGCAAAGCCTCAGATCACTCTTACGAATGATCTGTCCGTAGCCGCAAACGCTACAAGCATCCATGACCTCGCTTCCACTGAAAATGGGAACGTCACCATCGTGTTGCCGTCGCGCTCTCGTGACGACCTGGCCTATGTGATCTACACCTCCGGCTCCACGGGCAAGCCCAAGGGCGTGATGGTGACCGAAGGCAATGTGCTTCGTCTGTTGACCTCGACGTACGCGTGGTTTGGCTTCAACGCAGACGATGTATGGACGATGTTCCACTCGCCCTCCTTCGACTTCTCCGTCTGGGAGATTTGGGGATCGCTGCTCTATGGTGGCCGCCTCGTGCTTGTGCCCTTCGAAACCTGCCGCGACCCGGAAGCGGTCTGCTCCTTGATCGAGCGCGAAGGTGTTACGGTGCTGAACCAGTCGCCCGCGGCCTTCAACCTGCTCATGCAGGCTGAATCCCGCCAGCCACAGAGTGTGCGCTCGCTCCGCTACGTCATCTTCGGTGGCGAGGCGTTGAACCTTCGCTCGCTGCTGCCTTGGTTTGAGCGTCACGGTGATGCGCAGCCTGCGCTCATAAACATGTACGGCATCACCGAAACCACCGTACATGTCACCTATCGCCGCATCCTGCAGGCAGACGCCGAGCACGAAAACGATAGCCTTATCGGCGTCGCCATCCCCGACCTTGATCTGCATGTTCTTGATGAAGCCTTGCAGCCCGCAGAAGAAGGCGAGCTCTTCGTTGGCGGAGCAGGCGTAGCGCTCGGCTACCTCAACCTGCCTGCGCTTACTGCGGAGCGATTCCTCCCGAACCCTTTCGGTGAAGGTCGCCTCTATCGCTCCGGCGATCTTGTGCGTCGGCGCGCCGATGGCGAACTGGCGTACCTCGGGCGTGGCGATCGCCAGGTCAAGCTGCGTGGTTTCCGCATCGAACTCGGCGAGGTGGAAGCCGTCCTGTTGCAGCATCCTTCTGTGCGCCAGATTGTCGCTGATGTAGCCACTGGCAGCAGCGTTTTGTGCGCCTACATCGTAGGAGAGATGGATGCTCGAGCGTTGAGTGAACACGCTGCCGCTCATCTTCCTGAACACATGCGGCCTTCAAAGTTTGTCCGCATCGACAAGGTGCCGTTGACGATCAACGGCAAGATCGACCGCGCCGTTCTCGCTGCTTCTTCCGAAGTCATCCCCGCATCTTCTACTGCCGCGCCTTTGACCGGCCTTGAAGGAAAGATCGGCTTCGTCTGGCAGAGCGTTCTGGGTCTCCGCGCCATGCCCGATCCGGAGGTCAACTTCTTCGAAGCGGGAGGAACCTCGCTGCTGTTGCACTCTCTGCGCACTCGTCTTGAACAGATGCTGGCACAGCCGGTGACGATCCTCACGTTGTTTCAACACCCCAGCATTCGCGCGCTCGCGGCTTCTCTTGAAGCGGCAGCAACGGCAAGTGCTTCGGGGAAAGCAGTGAAATCCCAATCTGTATTCCGTCCTATTCGAATGCAAGGAAAGGCGGCGCAGAAATGA